A stretch of the Thermus thermophilus genome encodes the following:
- a CDS encoding ABC transporter substrate-binding protein — MKRALALVTFLALAALAQGALKVGVVVSATGPAASLGIPERNTFLMLQELLDRQGGVAGRKVEFVILDDASDTTQAVRNTRRLVEEGVVAIIGTTTTPASLGMIPVVAEAKVPMISLAASKDIIHPVDAQRFWVFKTPQTEELMARAIVADMVARGVKTVGYIGFNDAYGEGWARFFEAEAKAKGLQVVASERYNRTDTSVTGQALRILARRPDAVLIGASGTPAVLPQRTLKERGYRGLIYQTHGVANPDFLRVGGKDVEGTLLPAGPILVAEQLPGAFPSKRVALDYIQRYEARYGIGSYSTFGAHAWDAWLILRPALERALKKADPDKDLAAFRAALRDEIEATKGLVATHGVFTFTKEDHLGLRFEDAAVMVRVENGRWKLERVFR; from the coding sequence ATGAAGCGCGCGTTGGCGTTGGTGACGTTCTTGGCGTTGGCGGCCCTGGCCCAAGGCGCCCTGAAGGTGGGGGTCGTGGTTTCGGCCACGGGGCCCGCGGCCTCCTTGGGCATCCCCGAGCGGAACACCTTCCTCATGCTCCAGGAGCTTTTGGACCGCCAGGGGGGCGTGGCCGGGCGGAAGGTGGAGTTCGTCATCCTGGACGACGCCTCCGACACCACCCAGGCGGTGCGGAACACCCGGAGGCTCGTGGAGGAGGGCGTGGTGGCGATCATCGGCACCACCACCACCCCGGCCTCCTTGGGCATGATCCCCGTGGTGGCCGAGGCCAAGGTGCCCATGATCTCCCTGGCGGCCAGCAAGGACATCATCCACCCCGTGGACGCCCAGCGCTTCTGGGTCTTCAAGACCCCCCAGACGGAGGAGCTCATGGCCCGGGCCATCGTGGCGGACATGGTGGCCCGCGGGGTGAAGACCGTGGGCTACATCGGCTTCAACGACGCCTACGGGGAGGGCTGGGCCCGCTTCTTTGAGGCCGAGGCCAAGGCCAAGGGGCTCCAGGTGGTGGCGAGCGAGCGCTACAACCGCACGGACACCAGCGTCACCGGCCAGGCCCTGAGGATCCTCGCCCGCAGGCCCGACGCCGTCCTCATCGGCGCGAGCGGCACCCCGGCGGTCCTTCCCCAGCGCACCCTGAAGGAGAGGGGCTACCGGGGCCTCATCTACCAGACCCACGGGGTGGCCAACCCCGACTTCCTGCGGGTGGGCGGCAAGGACGTGGAGGGGACGTTGCTTCCTGCCGGGCCCATCCTGGTGGCGGAGCAGCTTCCCGGCGCCTTCCCCTCCAAGCGGGTCGCCCTGGACTACATCCAGCGTTACGAGGCCAGGTACGGCATCGGCAGCTACTCCACCTTCGGCGCCCACGCCTGGGACGCCTGGCTCATCCTTAGGCCCGCCCTGGAGCGCGCCCTCAAGAAGGCCGACCCCGACAAGGACCTCGCCGCCTTCCGCGCCGCCCTGCGCGACGAGATCGAGGCCACCAAGGGCCTCGTGGCCACCCACGGCGTCTTCACCTTCACCAAGGAGGACCACCTGGGCCTCCGCTTTGAGGACGCCGCGGTGATGGTGCGGGTGGAGAACGGCCGCTGGAAGCTGGAGCGGGTCTTCCGTTAG
- the hpaI gene encoding 2,4-dihydroxyhept-2-ene-1,7-dioic acid aldolase, producing MFRGSIPPLPTPFRRGRLDEEALRRLVERVVQGGSHGVSVGGTTGEPGAQTLEERKRAIEVVLDQVAGRVPVIPGTGALRLEETLELTRFAKEAGAQGAMVIVPYYVKPNQEGLYRYFAEVARAVPDFPLLIYNIPGRAGVEIAPKTVGRLRRDFPNIVGLKHSSKDLEYLSHLFLEAGRDFLVFCGLESLTLPMMSLGAVGTIAATANWLPKEVALLCERALAGDYQGAREMHFYLLEANEAIFWDTNPIPLKTVLSWMGLLEKEWRPPLGPTTPEVEERLRRMAERYGLIPQKEVA from the coding sequence ATGTTCCGCGGTTCCATACCGCCCCTACCCACACCCTTTCGGCGAGGCCGGTTGGACGAGGAGGCCCTAAGGCGCCTGGTGGAGCGGGTCGTCCAGGGGGGCTCCCACGGCGTGAGCGTGGGGGGCACCACGGGCGAGCCCGGCGCCCAGACCCTGGAGGAGAGGAAGCGGGCCATAGAGGTCGTTCTGGACCAGGTGGCGGGCCGCGTCCCCGTGATCCCGGGGACCGGGGCGCTTCGCCTGGAGGAGACCCTGGAGCTCACCCGCTTCGCCAAGGAGGCCGGGGCCCAGGGGGCCATGGTCATCGTCCCCTACTACGTCAAGCCCAACCAGGAGGGGCTTTACCGCTACTTCGCCGAGGTGGCGAGGGCCGTCCCCGACTTTCCCCTCCTCATCTACAACATCCCGGGGCGGGCCGGGGTGGAGATCGCCCCCAAGACCGTGGGGCGCTTGAGGCGGGACTTCCCCAACATCGTGGGCCTCAAGCACTCCTCCAAGGACCTGGAGTACCTCTCCCACCTCTTTTTAGAGGCGGGGCGGGACTTCCTCGTCTTCTGCGGCCTGGAAAGCCTCACCCTCCCCATGATGAGCCTGGGGGCGGTGGGGACCATCGCCGCCACCGCCAACTGGCTCCCCAAGGAGGTGGCCCTCCTCTGCGAAAGGGCGTTGGCGGGGGACTACCAGGGGGCGCGGGAAATGCACTTCTACCTCCTCGAGGCCAACGAGGCCATCTTCTGGGACACGAACCCCATCCCCTTAAAGACCGTCCTCTCCTGGATGGGGCTATTGGAAAAGGAGTGGCGGCCCCCCTTAGGCCCCACCACCCCGGAGGTGGAGGAGAGGCTTCGGCGCATGGCCGAGCGCTACGGCCTCATCCCCCAGAAGGAGGTGGCGTGA
- the hpaD gene encoding 3,4-dihydroxyphenylacetate 2,3-dioxygenase: protein MAIVRVGFIELWVRDLEKSLEFYQGLLGFRLEHREEGAAYLRGYEELEWSLKLTQAPFPAVRALGFKVDEKGLEQGLAWARQEGVPYRLESDWGRPEILRLQDPFGYPLAFYFKAEKLPRVLQNYHEHRGPGILRIDHFNVFSPVVGEATRFYQEVFGFRLTEYTEDDQGRLWASWLHRKGNVHDIAFTNGEGPRLHHFAYWLPDPLAVLKAADILAGAMRTDQIERGPGRHGISNAMFLYLKDPDGHRIELYTSDYLTVDPDLPPVRWSLNDPRRQTLWGHRTPKSWFLEGSVLLDLEDNPVPTRPSVLQGLPEHVT from the coding sequence ATGGCCATCGTGAGGGTGGGGTTCATAGAGCTTTGGGTGCGGGACCTGGAGAAAAGCCTGGAGTTCTACCAGGGGCTTCTGGGCTTCCGCCTGGAGCACCGGGAGGAAGGGGCGGCCTACCTCCGGGGCTATGAAGAGCTGGAGTGGAGCCTCAAGCTCACCCAGGCCCCCTTCCCCGCGGTGCGCGCCCTGGGCTTCAAGGTGGACGAGAAGGGCCTGGAGCAGGGCCTGGCCTGGGCCAGGCAGGAAGGCGTTCCCTATCGCCTCGAGTCCGACTGGGGCAGGCCTGAAATCCTCCGCCTCCAGGACCCCTTCGGCTACCCCCTGGCCTTCTACTTCAAGGCGGAAAAGCTCCCCCGGGTCCTCCAGAACTACCACGAGCACCGGGGGCCCGGGATCCTGCGCATAGACCACTTCAACGTCTTCTCCCCCGTGGTGGGGGAGGCCACGCGGTTCTACCAGGAGGTCTTCGGCTTCCGCCTCACGGAGTACACGGAGGACGACCAAGGAAGGCTTTGGGCGAGCTGGCTCCACCGCAAGGGCAACGTGCACGACATCGCCTTCACCAACGGGGAAGGCCCCAGGCTCCACCACTTCGCCTACTGGCTTCCCGACCCCCTCGCCGTGCTGAAGGCGGCGGACATCCTGGCGGGGGCCATGCGCACGGACCAGATTGAGCGGGGCCCCGGGCGGCACGGGATCTCCAACGCCATGTTCCTCTACCTCAAGGACCCCGACGGGCACCGCATAGAGCTTTACACCTCCGACTACCTCACCGTGGACCCCGACCTGCCCCCGGTGCGCTGGAGCCTGAACGACCCCCGCCGCCAGACCCTCTGGGGGCACCGCACGCCCAAGAGCTGGTTCCTGGAGGGGAGCGTACTGCTGGACCTCGAGGACAACCCCGTGCCCACGCGCCCCTCGGTCCTGCAAGGCCTCCCCGAGCACGTCACTTGA
- the hpaC gene encoding 4-hydroxyphenylacetate 3-monooxygenase reductase subunit, translating to MTSGEPQKAFKEALARFASGVTVVAARLGEEERGMTATAFMSLSLEPPLVALAVSERAKLLPVLEGAGAFTVSLLREGQEAVSEHFAGRPREGIALEGGRVKGALAVLRCRLHALYPGGDHRIVVGLVEGVELGEEGPPLVYFQRGYRRLVWPS from the coding sequence GTGACCTCAGGGGAGCCCCAGAAGGCCTTCAAGGAGGCCCTCGCCCGCTTCGCCAGCGGGGTCACGGTGGTGGCGGCCAGGCTTGGGGAGGAGGAACGGGGGATGACGGCCACCGCCTTCATGTCCTTGAGCCTCGAGCCCCCCCTCGTGGCCCTGGCGGTGAGCGAGCGGGCCAAGCTCCTCCCCGTCCTCGAGGGGGCGGGGGCCTTCACCGTGAGCCTTCTCCGCGAGGGGCAGGAGGCGGTCTCGGAGCACTTCGCGGGAAGGCCCAGGGAGGGGATCGCCCTGGAGGGGGGGAGGGTGAAGGGGGCCCTCGCCGTCCTCCGCTGCCGCCTCCACGCCCTCTACCCCGGGGGGGACCACCGGATCGTGGTGGGCCTGGTGGAGGGGGTGGAGCTCGGGGAGGAGGGGCCTCCTTTGGTCTACTTCCAAAGGGGCTACAGGAGGTTGGTATGGCCATCGTGA
- the hpaB gene encoding 4-hydroxyphenylacetate 3-monooxygenase, oxygenase component codes for MARTGAEYMEALKERPPNLWYKGERVQDPTTHPVFRGIVRTMAALYDLQHDPRYREVLTYEEEGKRHGMSFLIPKTKEDLKRRGRAYKLWADQNLGMMGRSPDYLNAVVMAYAASADYFGEFAENVRNYYRYLRDQDLATTHALTNPQVNRAKPPSAQPDPYIPVGVVKQTEKGIVVRGARMTATFPLADEVLIFPSTLLKEGPGAEKYALAFALPTSTPGLHFVCREGLVGGDSPFDHPLSSRLEEMDCLVVFDDVLVPWERVFILGNVELCNNAYAATGALNHMAHQVVALKTAKTEAFLGVAALMAEGIGADVYGHVQEKIAEIIVYLEAMRAFWTRAEEEAKENAYGLLCPDRGALDGARNLYPRLYPRIREILEQIGASGLITLPSEKDFKGPLGPLLEKFLQGAALEAKERVALFRLAWDMTLSGFGARQELYERFFFGDPVRMYQTLYNVYDKEPYKERIRAFLRESLKVFEEVRA; via the coding sequence ATGGCCAGGACCGGAGCGGAGTACATGGAGGCCCTTAAGGAGCGTCCCCCCAACCTCTGGTACAAGGGGGAGAGGGTGCAAGACCCCACCACCCACCCCGTCTTCCGGGGGATCGTGCGCACCATGGCCGCCCTCTACGACCTGCAGCACGACCCCCGCTACCGGGAGGTCCTCACCTACGAGGAGGAGGGGAAGCGGCACGGGATGAGCTTCCTCATCCCCAAGACCAAGGAGGACCTGAAGCGGAGGGGGCGGGCCTACAAGCTCTGGGCCGACCAGAACCTGGGGATGATGGGGCGGAGCCCCGACTACCTCAACGCCGTGGTCATGGCCTACGCGGCGAGCGCCGACTACTTCGGGGAGTTCGCCGAGAACGTCCGGAACTACTACCGCTACCTCCGGGACCAGGACCTCGCCACCACCCACGCCCTCACCAACCCCCAGGTGAACCGGGCCAAGCCCCCTTCCGCCCAACCCGACCCCTACATCCCCGTGGGGGTGGTGAAGCAGACGGAGAAGGGGATCGTGGTCCGGGGAGCCCGGATGACGGCCACCTTCCCCCTGGCGGACGAGGTCCTCATCTTCCCCTCCACCCTCCTCAAGGAGGGCCCCGGGGCGGAGAAGTACGCCCTCGCCTTCGCCCTGCCCACCTCCACCCCGGGCCTCCACTTCGTCTGCCGGGAGGGCCTGGTGGGGGGGGATAGCCCCTTTGACCACCCCCTCTCCAGCCGCCTCGAGGAGATGGACTGCCTGGTGGTCTTTGACGACGTCCTCGTCCCCTGGGAGAGGGTCTTCATCCTGGGGAACGTGGAGCTCTGCAACAACGCCTACGCGGCCACGGGGGCCCTGAACCACATGGCCCACCAGGTGGTGGCCCTGAAGACGGCGAAGACCGAGGCCTTCCTTGGGGTGGCCGCCCTCATGGCCGAGGGCATCGGGGCGGACGTCTACGGCCACGTCCAGGAGAAGATCGCCGAGATCATCGTCTACCTCGAGGCCATGCGGGCCTTCTGGACCCGGGCCGAGGAGGAGGCCAAGGAGAACGCCTATGGGCTTCTCTGCCCGGACCGGGGGGCCCTGGACGGGGCCAGGAACCTCTACCCGAGGCTTTACCCCAGGATCCGGGAGATCCTGGAGCAGATCGGGGCCTCCGGCCTCATCACCCTCCCCTCGGAGAAGGACTTCAAGGGGCCCCTCGGCCCCCTCTTGGAGAAGTTCCTCCAGGGGGCGGCCCTCGAGGCCAAGGAGCGGGTGGCCCTCTTCCGCCTGGCCTGGGACATGACCCTCTCCGGCTTCGGGGCGAGGCAGGAGCTCTACGAGCGCTTCTTCTTCGGGGACCCCGTGCGCATGTACCAGACCCTCTACAACGTCTACGACAAGGAGCCCTACAAGGAGAGGATCCGCGCTTTCCTCAGGGAAAGCCTCAAGGTCTTTGAGGAGGTCCGGGCGTGA
- the hpaE gene encoding 5-carboxymethyl-2-hydroxymuconate semialdehyde dehydrogenase produces the protein MRYADRVAGIPWETIEEVRRRLKERPALHFIAGEFVPSESGETFPSLDPATNEVLGVAARGGEREVDRAAKAAHEAFPRWSRTQAKERKRYLLRIAELIEKHADELAVMECLDAGQVLRIVRAQVARAAENFAFYAEYAEHAMEDRTFPVDRDWLYYTVRVPAGPVGIITPWNAPLMLSTWRIAPALAFGNTVVLKPAEWSPFTATKLAEILREADLPPGVFNLVQGFGEEAGAALVAHPLVPLLTLTGETETGKIVMRNAADHLKRLSPELGGKSPALVFADADLERALDAVVFQIFSFNGERCTASSRLLVEEKIFEDFVGKVAERARAIRVGHPLDPETEVGPLIHPEHLQRVLGYVETGKREGARLLVGGERAKTSFRGEDLSRGNYLLPTVFVGENHMKIAQEEIFGPVLVAIPFKDEEEALRKANDTKYGLAAYVFTRDLERAHRLALELEAGMVYLNSHNVRHLPTPFGGVKGSGDRREGGTYALDFYTDLKTVALPLRPPHVPRFGK, from the coding sequence ATGAGGTACGCGGACCGGGTGGCCGGGATTCCCTGGGAGACGATTGAGGAGGTGCGCCGGCGCCTCAAGGAAAGGCCCGCCCTTCACTTCATCGCCGGGGAGTTCGTCCCCTCGGAAAGCGGGGAGACCTTTCCCTCCTTAGACCCCGCCACGAACGAGGTCCTGGGCGTGGCGGCAAGGGGCGGGGAGAGGGAGGTGGACCGGGCGGCCAAGGCGGCCCACGAGGCCTTCCCAAGGTGGAGCCGCACCCAGGCCAAGGAGAGGAAGCGCTACCTCTTGAGGATCGCCGAGCTCATAGAGAAGCACGCCGACGAGCTCGCCGTGATGGAGTGCCTGGACGCGGGGCAGGTCTTGAGGATCGTCCGGGCCCAGGTGGCCCGGGCGGCGGAGAACTTCGCCTTCTACGCCGAGTACGCCGAGCACGCCATGGAGGACCGGACCTTCCCCGTGGACCGGGACTGGCTCTACTACACCGTGCGGGTTCCCGCAGGCCCCGTGGGAATCATCACCCCCTGGAACGCCCCCCTGATGCTCTCCACCTGGCGCATCGCCCCCGCCCTCGCCTTCGGGAACACCGTGGTCCTGAAGCCCGCGGAGTGGAGCCCCTTCACCGCCACGAAGCTCGCGGAGATCTTAAGGGAGGCAGACCTTCCCCCGGGGGTCTTCAACCTGGTCCAGGGGTTTGGCGAGGAGGCGGGGGCGGCCCTGGTGGCCCACCCCCTCGTCCCCCTCCTCACCCTCACCGGGGAGACGGAGACGGGGAAGATCGTCATGCGCAACGCCGCAGACCACCTCAAGCGCCTCTCCCCGGAGCTCGGCGGCAAAAGCCCCGCCCTGGTCTTCGCCGACGCCGACTTGGAGAGGGCCCTGGACGCCGTGGTCTTCCAGATCTTCTCCTTCAACGGGGAAAGGTGCACCGCAAGCTCCAGGCTCCTCGTGGAGGAGAAGATCTTTGAGGACTTCGTGGGGAAGGTGGCGGAAAGGGCCAGGGCCATCCGGGTGGGCCACCCCCTGGACCCGGAGACGGAGGTGGGGCCCCTGATCCACCCCGAGCACCTTCAAAGGGTCCTGGGCTACGTGGAAACGGGGAAGCGGGAGGGGGCGAGGCTCCTCGTGGGCGGGGAGCGGGCCAAGACCTCCTTCCGGGGGGAGGACCTCTCCCGGGGGAACTACCTCCTCCCCACGGTCTTCGTGGGGGAGAACCACATGAAAATCGCCCAGGAGGAGATCTTCGGGCCTGTCCTCGTGGCCATCCCCTTCAAGGACGAGGAGGAGGCCTTGAGGAAGGCGAACGACACCAAGTACGGCCTCGCCGCCTACGTCTTCACCCGGGACTTGGAAAGGGCCCACCGGCTCGCCCTGGAGCTCGAGGCGGGGATGGTCTACCTGAACAGCCACAACGTCCGCCACCTGCCCACGCCCTTCGGCGGGGTGAAGGGAAGCGGGGACCGGAGGGAGGGGGGCACCTACGCCCTGGACTTCTACACCGACCTCAAGACCGTCGCCCTTCCCCTCCGCCCCCCGCACGTGCCGAGGTTCGGAAAGTAG
- a CDS encoding fumarylacetoacetate hydrolase family protein, whose protein sequence is MKLARFLAKGRVHQGVYREGLLLDEAGEAHRPEDVTWLLPFTPGKVLGVALNYADHAEELGLARPEEPALFWKPNSSLLPHKGVVLYPKGARFVHYEVELAVVVGRPMKRVRAKDALDYVLGYTIANDLVARDYVTNTFRPPIRAKGRDTFLPLGPFLVVEEVEDPQNLWLRAYVNGELRQEGHTSRMLYSVAELLEFISEFMTLEPYDVLLTGTPKGISQVRPGDVMRLEIEGLGALENPIEEEP, encoded by the coding sequence GTGAAGCTCGCCCGGTTTCTCGCCAAGGGAAGGGTCCACCAGGGGGTCTACCGGGAAGGCCTCCTCCTGGACGAGGCGGGGGAGGCCCACAGGCCGGAGGACGTCACCTGGCTCCTCCCCTTCACCCCGGGGAAGGTCCTGGGCGTGGCCTTGAACTACGCCGATCACGCGGAGGAGCTAGGCCTAGCGCGCCCTGAGGAGCCCGCCCTCTTCTGGAAGCCCAACTCCAGCCTCCTCCCCCACAAGGGGGTGGTCCTCTACCCCAAGGGGGCGAGGTTCGTCCACTACGAGGTGGAGCTCGCCGTGGTGGTGGGCCGCCCCATGAAGCGGGTGAGGGCCAAGGACGCCCTGGACTACGTCCTCGGCTACACCATCGCCAACGACCTCGTGGCCCGGGACTACGTGACCAACACCTTCCGCCCCCCCATCCGGGCCAAGGGGCGGGACACCTTCCTCCCCCTGGGGCCCTTCCTCGTGGTGGAGGAGGTGGAAGACCCCCAGAACCTTTGGCTTCGGGCCTACGTGAACGGGGAACTTAGGCAGGAGGGGCACACCTCGAGGATGCTCTACTCCGTGGCGGAGCTATTGGAGTTCATCTCCGAGTTCATGACCCTGGAGCCCTACGACGTCCTCCTCACCGGCACCCCCAAGGGGATCAGCCAGGTGCGGCCCGGGGACGTGATGCGCTTGGAGATTGAGGGCCTTGGGGCCCTGGAAAACCCCATAGAGGAGGAGCCATGA
- a CDS encoding branched-chain amino acid ABC transporter permease: MDATILGLLLLDGVQNGVIYGLLALAMVLVFAVTRVILVPIGELMMFAPLSLVWLQEGRLPGTLGLALALGALWALLERGRGRALPLLGGVGLLLLFLLARGSPALAYLAALLLVVYLGVATYRVFFQPMRAASPEGEHRGATVLALLIMAVGLHVAYQGLGLVFFGPEQFRPDPLLQGEVAVGLTWQGVLVLAFALVSAAALYLFFRRSLFGKALLAAAENRVGARLCGIRPEEAGMVAFAIASLMAALSGLLLAPLINAAYFMGFMLGLKAFVAAILGGLVSYPVAFLGAVLVGLFESFTSFYASAYKEALVFLLLVPALFYQSLRAKGVEE, encoded by the coding sequence ATGGACGCCACCATCCTCGGCCTCCTCCTCCTGGACGGCGTGCAGAACGGGGTCATCTACGGGCTTCTCGCCCTGGCCATGGTCCTCGTCTTCGCCGTGACCCGGGTGATCCTGGTGCCCATCGGGGAGCTCATGATGTTCGCCCCCCTCTCCCTGGTCTGGCTCCAAGAGGGAAGGCTCCCCGGCACCCTCGGGCTCGCCCTCGCCCTGGGGGCCCTTTGGGCCCTTTTGGAGCGGGGAAGGGGCCGGGCCCTTCCCCTCCTCGGGGGGGTGGGGCTTCTTCTCCTCTTCCTCCTCGCCCGGGGAAGCCCGGCCCTCGCCTATTTGGCGGCCCTCCTCCTCGTGGTCTACCTGGGGGTGGCCACCTACCGGGTCTTCTTCCAGCCCATGCGGGCTGCTTCCCCGGAAGGGGAACACCGAGGGGCCACGGTCCTCGCCCTCCTCATCATGGCCGTGGGGCTCCACGTGGCCTACCAGGGCCTGGGCCTCGTCTTCTTTGGCCCGGAGCAGTTCCGCCCTGACCCCCTTCTCCAGGGGGAGGTGGCGGTGGGCCTCACCTGGCAGGGCGTCTTGGTCCTGGCCTTCGCCCTGGTCAGCGCGGCGGCCCTCTACCTCTTCTTCCGCCGTTCCCTCTTCGGGAAGGCCCTTCTGGCGGCGGCGGAGAACCGGGTCGGGGCGAGGCTTTGCGGCATCCGCCCGGAGGAGGCGGGGATGGTGGCCTTCGCCATTGCGAGCCTCATGGCGGCCCTTTCGGGGCTTCTTTTGGCGCCCCTCATCAACGCCGCCTACTTCATGGGCTTTATGCTGGGGCTCAAAGCCTTCGTGGCGGCCATCCTGGGTGGGCTCGTGAGCTACCCGGTGGCCTTTTTGGGGGCGGTCCTGGTGGGGCTTTTTGAAAGCTTCACCAGCTTCTACGCGAGCGCCTACAAGGAGGCCCTGGTGTTCCTCCTCTTGGTGCCGGCCCTCTTCTACCAGAGCCTCCGGGCGAAGGGGGTGGAGGAGTGA
- a CDS encoding ABC transporter permease subunit, with translation MRRYLWFVLLLLPFLLAPFPFYLTLLNFFAIAALVALSLYVLTGLGGMTSFAQAAFMGVAAYATALLTTRAGVSPWAGLALGLGLTLAFALVLGLLTVRLKGHFLPLSTIAWQVALYILAGNLVGLTGGHTGLTDLPALALFGLPLDSPFRYAFLSLFLLALLVLALHNLRESRLGRALLALRGDALTAASFGVDPAALRLKAFLLAGGIAGLAGFLYAHFLRFVNPTPFSLEASIKYLVMAVAGGVGTIPGVVLGAAFFTGLEDWLKDLLPLLLGRQGNYETIAYGLVLAGILLFAPQGLWPLLAGRRAFGRQALPEAKPLPQRPPSGPRGEVVLEARGLRKAFGGLLAVNGVSFALRRGEILALIGPNGAGKSTTFNLVTGALPPDGGQVFLFGQEVTGLPPYRVHPLGLGRTFQHPHIFPEMTVLENAALATYARTRAGFLQVLFGLHRKEEAQALATALEALRRVGLGELALERADRLTAGQQRLLELARLLASGAEVLLLDEPGAGLRAGEKRELAKLLLALAREGYSVLLVDHDMDLVMGLADRVVVMNYGEKIAEGTPEEVQKNPLVRAAYLGEVEAA, from the coding sequence GTGAGGCGGTACCTCTGGTTTGTCCTGCTCCTCCTTCCCTTCCTCCTCGCGCCCTTCCCCTTTTACCTCACCCTCCTGAACTTCTTCGCCATCGCCGCTTTGGTGGCCCTCTCCCTCTACGTCCTCACGGGGCTTGGCGGGATGACGAGCTTCGCCCAGGCGGCCTTCATGGGGGTGGCGGCCTACGCCACCGCCCTCCTCACCACGCGGGCGGGGGTTTCCCCCTGGGCGGGGCTCGCCCTGGGCCTCGGCCTCACCCTGGCCTTCGCCTTGGTGCTGGGCCTCCTCACCGTCCGGCTCAAGGGGCACTTCCTCCCCCTTTCCACCATCGCCTGGCAGGTGGCCCTTTACATCCTCGCCGGAAACCTGGTGGGGCTTACCGGAGGGCACACGGGGCTCACCGACCTCCCGGCCCTCGCCCTCTTCGGCCTCCCCCTGGACAGCCCCTTCCGCTACGCCTTCCTAAGCCTCTTCCTCCTCGCCCTCCTCGTCCTCGCCCTCCATAACCTCCGGGAAAGCCGCCTGGGCCGGGCCCTTCTCGCCCTTAGGGGGGACGCCCTCACCGCGGCGAGCTTCGGGGTGGACCCGGCGGCCCTCCGGCTTAAGGCCTTCCTCCTCGCGGGAGGGATCGCGGGGCTTGCGGGGTTCCTCTACGCCCACTTCCTGCGCTTCGTGAACCCCACCCCCTTCTCCCTCGAGGCCTCCATCAAGTACCTGGTGATGGCGGTGGCGGGCGGGGTGGGGACGATCCCCGGGGTGGTCCTGGGGGCCGCCTTCTTCACGGGCCTCGAGGACTGGCTCAAGGACCTCCTTCCCCTCCTCCTCGGGCGCCAGGGGAACTACGAGACCATCGCCTACGGCCTGGTGCTGGCGGGGATCCTCCTCTTCGCCCCCCAGGGGCTCTGGCCCCTCCTTGCGGGGAGGCGCGCCTTCGGGCGGCAGGCCCTCCCCGAGGCGAAGCCTCTTCCCCAAAGGCCCCCTTCGGGCCCGCGGGGGGAGGTGGTCTTGGAGGCGAGGGGCCTAAGGAAGGCCTTCGGGGGGCTTCTCGCCGTGAACGGCGTGTCCTTCGCCTTGAGGCGCGGGGAGATCCTCGCCCTCATCGGCCCCAACGGGGCGGGAAAGAGCACCACCTTCAACCTCGTCACCGGGGCCCTCCCTCCGGACGGGGGGCAGGTCTTCCTCTTCGGCCAGGAGGTCACCGGGCTTCCTCCCTACCGCGTCCACCCCTTGGGCCTGGGCCGCACCTTCCAGCACCCCCACATCTTCCCGGAGATGACGGTCCTGGAGAACGCGGCCCTGGCCACCTACGCCCGCACCCGGGCGGGGTTTTTGCAGGTCCTTTTCGGCCTCCACCGCAAGGAGGAGGCACAGGCCCTGGCCACCGCCCTCGAGGCCCTCAGGCGGGTAGGCCTGGGGGAGCTTGCTTTGGAGCGGGCGGACCGGCTCACGGCGGGGCAGCAGCGCCTTTTGGAGCTTGCCCGGCTCCTCGCCTCGGGGGCGGAGGTCCTCCTTTTGGACGAGCCGGGAGCGGGGCTTAGGGCCGGGGAGAAGCGGGAGCTCGCGAAGCTCCTTCTGGCCCTCGCCCGCGAGGGGTACAGCGTCCTCCTCGTGGACCACGACATGGACCTCGTCATGGGGCTTGCCGACCGGGTGGTGGTGATGAACTACGGGGAGAAGATCGCCGAGGGGACGCCCGAGGAGGTGCAGAAGAACCCCCTGGTGCGGGCGGCCTACCTGGGGGAGGTGGAGGCGGCATGA